In Liquorilactobacillus nagelii DSM 13675, the following proteins share a genomic window:
- a CDS encoding ECF transporter S component has product MQTVKNTKRWSLRDVIFLAIIAIFFGIIYQLWSYAYYALAATPLKPYANDLTLGVWIMAGPLAGVLLRKAGSSVVGEMLAAAVEMLLFSSWGASTLISGFIQGIGNELGFACTGYRNWEKVGLTFSTIGATIITFIWDLFQSGYSQYSLGLLITLFIIRLISIGFFAGVLVYWIQQLTAKTGLIK; this is encoded by the coding sequence ATGCAAACTGTTAAAAACACTAAACGTTGGTCACTAAGAGATGTTATTTTTCTAGCAATTATCGCAATTTTCTTTGGAATTATTTATCAACTATGGAGTTATGCTTATTATGCACTAGCTGCTACACCATTGAAACCGTACGCCAATGATTTAACTTTAGGAGTTTGGATTATGGCCGGGCCATTAGCAGGAGTTCTCTTACGAAAAGCTGGATCATCAGTCGTTGGCGAAATGCTGGCGGCTGCTGTCGAGATGTTATTGTTTTCAAGTTGGGGCGCCTCAACCTTAATCTCTGGGTTCATTCAAGGAATTGGCAACGAACTCGGCTTTGCTTGTACTGGCTATCGTAACTGGGAAAAAGTTGGCCTAACTTTTTCTACCATTGGTGCTACCATAATTACTTTCATTTGGGACCTTTTTCAAAGCGGCTATAGCCAGTATAGCTTAGGATTACTGATAACCCTCTTTATTATTCGTTTAATTTCAATTGGCTTTTTTGCGGGCGTTTTAGTTTATTGGATTCAACAACTAACAGCTAAGACAGGATTGATCAAATAA